Within Gemmatimonadales bacterium, the genomic segment TGGGCGGGGATGCTCTTCGTCCTGATCCTGATCGGCGGGGCGACCCGGCTCACCGAGAGCGGGTTGTCGATCACCGAGTGGCAGCCGGTGGCGGGGGTGATCCCGCCGCTGACACAATCGCAATGGAACGACGAGTTCTCGCGCTACAAGGAAATCCCGCAGTACCAGGCGGTCCACGCCGGGATGACCGTCGACCAGTTCAAGACGATCTTCCTCTGGGAATACACCCATCGCCTCTGGGCGCGGCTCGTCGGTGTCGCGTTCCTCGGTCCGCTGCTCTGGTTCCTCTTCCGTGGCATGGTTCCACGCAACGTGCGCGGCCGTCTCTGGCTGCTGCTGATCCTCCTCGGCGCGCAGGGCGCGCTCGGCTGGTTCATGGTGTCGAGCGGATTGAGCGGGCGGATCGAGGTGAGCCAGTACCGTCTCGCCGCTCACTTCTCGGCGGCACTCCTGATCTATGGTGCGACGGTGTGGATGGCGGCAGACTTTCTCGTCGATCGGCATCCGGTCGGGCACGCCAGCGAACCGCGACTGAGGCGCTGGGCCGGAACGTTGACCGGACTCGCGGTGGTGACGGCGATCGCCGGCGCGTTCGTGGCGGGCTTGCGCGGCGGACATGTCTTCAACACCTGGCCGCTGATGGGCGGAAGTGTCGTGCCGCCGGGATACACAATGCTGTCGCCGTGGATCCGCAATCCGTTCGAGAATCCCGGGGCGGCGCAATTCGACCATCGCTGCCTGGCGTATCTCACCGTGATCAGCGTGGTGCTCTTCTGGATGATTGCGCGCCGGCATCAACTCGGCCGCCATCAGCGGATTGCGCTGGGGCTCTTCGCCCTGGCTGCGGTGGGCCAGGTCTGTCTCGGGATCGCGACGCTGCTGCTGATCGTGCCGATCCCGCTTGGTATTGCGCACCAGGGAGGTGCGATCGTCTTGATTACTGCTGGATTGGTGGCAACGCACGCGCTGAGAACCGAACAAGTCCCCAACCAACGGTAGCACTCCGCCGGGAGGTCGCTTCAAACCGTCGACAGGGACCTTCAACAGTTGAACAGGGCGTTCCGCTCTGGTGACAGCGGAGTTCGCGAGGCGATCACCACGCTTCATGGAAGACACACAGCGGTTCAAGTGAGTCACACAGCGCTTCAAGTGAGTCACACAGCGTTCCAACTGTGTCACACAGCAGTTCAACCGTGTCACAGGGCATTCCAACAGTGTCACACGGCGTTCCAACAATACCAAACCCGATTTCGCGGACTGATCAGCGCGTTCATCGGAAGAATCGGCGCCTCCCGCGTGCGACATCCAGCGGGTCGTGACTGTTTCATCGCGCTTCATGTCGGTCATTCGACGCTTCATGACGGACAGAGGCTGGCGATCGGCATACGAAGCGCCGCAGATGGTAGAAAGACAGCGTCGATCGGTTCACGAAGCGCGGTCCAGGTGCAACCGACAGCGTCGGGTGACGGGCATCGCATCGTCGGGGTCGCCGTCCCGGCGATCCGTTGTAGAATGAGCGAGGTCCGTCATCGGATCCGCGAGTTCCGCTGACGAATCACGTCACTTCGTCTTCCAATCAGTCGACTTCGCGACGGAGTGTCCGACGTTTTTTGTATTAATTCACGACAACAGTGTCCCTAAATCAGGACACTCCTGACACCCCCGTTTTTCGTATCTCGCGACTGCACAATCACTTGCACTTTGGCACACCGGTCGCATGAACAGGCTGCGGCCGGGTGCCCTGGGCAGCCGGCATTCCCATTGAACATTCCGCTGGATCACTGGTTCGCATGGCCCCAGGGGCCTGTGCGAATCCCCTTGAGTGGAGGAGTATATGAAGTCGACAACGCGCAGGAGACTCTCGATGGCGCGCCGGGTGCTGGAATTCGTGCTGGCGCACCCGCAGACGGACACCGGCTACGCCGCGGTGGTCACGCGTCTGCAGCAGGAAGTCGCCCAGGCCGACACGGCCGGGGTACAGCAGGACAGCGGGATCGAGCGGGAGCATGCCGCGATCGGGCGGCGGACCGTTCTGCGCGACGCGGTGCGATCGCAGCACCTCGTCCGGCTGTCGCGGATCGTCAAGCGGGCGGCGAAGGAGCACCCGGAGCTGTATGGCCGGTTCACGCTCCCGACCCATAACACGCCGAACCGTGGCTTCCTCAACAAGGCGAAGAGCATGCTCGCCACCGCGACGGAGATGAAGGACGTCCTGAGCACCCTCGGCCTGGGTGACACCTTCATCGACGAGTTGACCCAGGCGGTCGCGGCACTGGAAGGGGCGACGACGGATGCGCACGTCGCGCGGAATGACCATGTTGGCGCCAGCGCGCAGCTCGACCAGATCGCATCGGTCGCGGCTGTCGATGTGAGCGTGCTCGACACCTTCGTGAAGCGGATCTACGGCAATGATCCGATGACGATGGCGGCGTGGCAGAGCGCCAAGAACATCGCGGGACCGTTCAGGAAGGGCGAGGAAGCAGAGACGCCGGAGCCCGCGCCGGCACCTGAACCGGTGGCACCGCCGCCGGTGCCGCCAGTCCCGTCAGCGGCGGGTCAGCAGTAACAAGGTGTTGAAGAGAAGCAGGATGACACGAATCGGCTGATGCCGCTTGCATGATGGAATTGGACGCGAGCGGCATTGGCTGAGCGTGCCGTCAGGGAACAACCTTACCGACCACCACCACGCTCCTCAACCAGTCGCATCGACTCACGGCTGACGAAAATCTGTGCCGCAAACTGTTCGCCCCAGCCGAGCGGCGTCACGTCGCGATACTCGCGCAGCGGCCCGCCACCGTGCCCTTCTTCCAGCCTCGCCCTGATCGACGCGCGGATGTTCGGATCGGCGCCGCGAGCGAGGAGGAGCCGGGTAAACGCTGCGTCATCGGGACGCCCCTTGCCGTAGTTCACCCAGAAGTTGTGCTGCGATACGACCGTCGAGAAGAGCGCGGTGTAGCCACCAAAGCCATCGGCATCGACGGCCGCCCGCGCGTCGACAGGCATCCCGTGATCGAGGAGCCACGTCGCGATCTCCAGTTCGTCGAAATACGCGGCGATGTGCAGCAACGTCGTCCCGGCAACCGGCGTTCCCTGCGCAGTATACGGCTCGCGGAGCCGGGTCATCGGAAAGACGTCGGCGACGTCGAAAGTGCGCGTGAGCAGATCCGGATCGCGGGCGAGGTGTGATTCGAGGAGGTCGATCCGGCCGCGATGGAGCGCCATCACCGGCGTGTCGGGGAGCTCGAGACCGTGTTCGACGTACATCGCGAGGATGCGATGCTTGGCGTCAGGCTTTCGCGAGTCGGAGCCGAGCAGATGCTCCATCGTGTTGATGTCGAGCCCCTCCGGCGGGATGCGAACGCCTAAGGCGAAGAGGGCGGCGGTTCCCGCGTCGTTGAGGGTGTATGCGGGTCCGGTGAGGGCGCGGACGTCGAGCGGCGGACGACCGGCCATCTCGTAGATCATTTGCAGCGTGCCGGTCTTCCCCTGGAGGGCGGCGCGGCCCGCGGCCGACAGCAGGTCGGTGGCACCCATCTGGTGGAGCATCCGGATAATCTCGTCGCGGCCGAGATTGGCCGCGTAGGTCAGCGGCGGTCCCCAGTTGCTGTCGGTGCGAATCAACACCGGCTCGTGCAGGAGATGCGGATTCGCCGTGATGAGCGATCGGACGGTGTCGATCGAATCGTCGCAGATCGCGCGCGCGAGATTCACCCCCTGGACAAGGCGCGGCCAGCTCGTCGCCTGATAGGAGCGCGCCAGGACGAGTTGCGCATCGGCAAGCTTTGCTGTCGAGGGGTCGACCGGATCGGGGTGATGTTCGCGGAGTTCGGCGACGGCGATGGGATCGCCGGCGTGGATGGCGCGAAGGAGTTCCTTCGCCTGGCGGTGCAGCTGATCGAGGTCGGGATGAACGGGAAGGCGGCGGACGGGCATGACGATCCTCCTTGAGGTCGCCCTGGTCCGCTGACGGGCTAAGGAGGTTCGGGATGTATCCGGAAACTCGGCACTACTGCAGGTGGACGCAGTCCTTCCCGCGGACAGGCGGCGCCCTGCGCGCCGTGCAGAGAAGGTAGGCGCAGGTAAGGGAGGCGCAAGGCGAAGGTCGGTTCACGGGTCGAGCGCCTCCGCTTCGTCGGCGACAGTCGATGCAGCGAGTGCGCGGCTCCTGAGCTCGCCGGTGCCGTCATCATGACCATCGACCTTGAGTGCAAGCTCGAGGGCGGCGAGATAGATCCATGGAAGTGTCGCGAGTTGGATCCGTCCGTCCTGATCGGTGCGGAATCCGTCAAGTGCGCGGAAGAGACCGCGCAACCCGCCGACGGCGCGGAGCAGTTCGGCGGCGCGTTCATCGTTGCGCACGGAATAGAGCTTCGGCTTTCCGGGTGCCTTGGTCGCTATCCACGGCCACAGATGGTGGTAGAGATCGATGGCGTGATCGCCGATGACGATCTGATCATCGCGAAGGCCGCAGATCATCAGCTCACCGGCGTGGGTCCAGTCGATAGTGAGACGGCGGACATCTTCGCGGCTGATTGGCACCAGCCTGCTGTATTGAGTGAAACCGTGCGCCAGCGGAAACCACCGAAGCGACGCGTAGCTGACAGCAAGAATCAATGGCGTGGCCAGCGTCATGCCCACAACAGCATAGCCAACATACGCAGTTCCTTCGTGTAGGCCGATCGTAACGAGGCCTGCAACAGCAACAGCAATCGCGATGAACCACGACCACAAAGCGACGCGTTCCTTCGCAAGCCATCGCTGGAGGAGGAAGACCGGAGCAGTAAGCGTGTACTCTGAAAGCGCGACGATCCACATCCACGGATCGGTGCCGAAGATCAGGTATCCCAGAACGATGGATATAAGACCGCTGACGCCGAAAAAAATGTAGACCAAGCGATACATTCTCGATCGCTTGTCCACTTCTCGCTGCAGCTGAAAAGCGAGCGACTCCTCTCCACTTTCCGGCGCTCCGATCTTGATCAGTTCAACGGTGCCGAGCCTGACTGGGGCAAACGCGGACGGCGCCTCGCCAGCCGGAGTTCGCGCGGCGAACCGGGCCGAGAGTTCCGGAAGTGCGGCCTCGGAGGCGTCAGGACCGAGAAGATTCCACTCGCCGCAATCGGAGCAGATGCGCCACACACGGTGGCGCACCGGGTCGAAAGCGATGCGTGACGCGTCGGGAATCGACGCGAGCTCGCCGTTCGGCGGGAACGGGCGGTGACATGTGATGCAGGTGAGGGACATTGGTCAGCGTCTCGACCCTGAGAGTAACCAGCTTCAGGGAACGAGGCGAGTGAAGTCGACGGTCGGAGGAGGGAGTCGCTGGGTGGCGGTGGCGCTAGTTGCCGAGGATCCAGCCGAAGCCGAACTGGATCAGCGCGTCGGTCTGGTTGCCGTGCTGCAGCTGACCGGGATTCAAACGCAATGACTGCGGCAGCGGAAGATCGAAGGTGTACATCAGCGCGCTCAGATCAAGGGTCGCGAGCAGGTGACGACTGACGTTGAGCTGCGCTCCGGCGCCGACGGCACCCGCGGGTTGGGCCGAGGAACCGTATCGCGAGTAGGCATCACCGCCATGGCGGATGAGTGCGGGGCCGGCACTAACCCAGAGATGATTCCCCGAGCGATTGCCGGCAACGGTCACCATCCCCTGCGCGACAATCATCTCGACTTGCGCCGGCGTCGTTGGAGTCGGACCTTCAGGACTGAAGATCGACGGCACCGTGCTTCTCGCGACAGACGCCATGATCTCGGCGCCGAATCGGTGGCCGAACCATGCCTTGGCTGCACCCCCGATCGCCGTCCCGCTGAGCCCCTGCGGCGTGAGCGGGAGATCGGTTGCGTAGACCGACGCAGCGTCGAAGTGCCCCAGCGGCCGGTAGTAGCCGATCGTCGGAGCGAGTGTCACGCTCACCTGCGCATGCAGTGACTGTGCAAGCGCGACGAGCACAATGGCTGCGCTGCAGATCGATCGTCGCATGCTGGATGGAAAAATCACGAGTCAGCTGGGTGGCGGAAGCGTTTCGACATCGAGCTCGGTGATTCGCGCACGACATGGCGTGAATCCGCATCCCCACTCAAGTGTGCGCCAGGCGGTGCCGTTCAACCGCTTGGCGGTGATGCCGTCGGGTGTACCGTGAAGGGTGAACGAGAATTTCGGGTCGAGCGCGCGGTGGTTATCGAGCGTGATGATGCCGAGCGCATCGACTCGTGCTCCGCAGCTCCGCGCGCTGGCGCAGGTGAACGACGCCTTCCATGGCGTGCTGCAGCCGGTCATGCACTCGGCCGACCAGGTGGCAGCCGAATGCTCGAGAATGATGGTGAAATGCGCAGGGGCGGCAGCGCGAGGTTGCGGCGCCGCGCTCGCGGCAACGAGAAATGCGCCAGTCAGGATTGCAGCGGGTCGGAACATTGCAGGTTCCCTCCGGATGCGGGCCCATGTCGGCGATACAGGTGCACCAATACTACAGCGTCGTGCGCTTGGGCGGCGGCGCTCCTGGCCCCCGCTCAGTGAAAATGGCAGGCCTTTCCCGGCGACCAGTCGCCGTTGGACCTGCGGATCATCAGGCGCGCGCGCCGTCTCGTGTCGACGCCCTCCCCGATCGTCCATGGCACCATGGTCGCATACTCTCCGAGCCAGCGTGCCAGCTCGGCGACCGGCAGTTCGAACTGGTCTGCGTCGGTCTCGAAGAGGAAGAGATCAGTCGGCGCCAGGCCAAGATGCGTGATCCCCTTGTTCAGCCATTGCAGCTGATTGGCGAATCGCTGCTCGGCGCGAACGCGCTGCTCATCGTCGAACGTGCCGATGTTCCACAGGGCGATCATCCCCGGTTCGGCGAGCGGCGCCGCGATCAGCGGCTTTGGGGCGCGGGAGAGGTGCTCGCGCGCAGCGGCCCAGCGCTCGCGCCTTCCATGCGGGGCGAATATCCATTCGAGCGGCGACGCAGGATGGTCTCGCGGCTGTTGTACAAACCGCATCACCTGAAGGGTCAGCTCAGCACACAGGTCCATCGTGCACCCCCACAGAGACGTTCGCAGCAGGGAGCATACTCGGCGAACCGGTCAGCTGTCACCTCTCGACCGTCTGCCGGCCGGCTCATCCGCTGGCGCCCGGAATTTGCCGTACATTCTGTTCATGCGCATCCGCGTTCATGGCGCCCTGGCAGTGCTCATTGTCGCGCATGCCACGGCGCAGCAGCCGGGCGATCTCAACAAGGCCAACCGCGACTCTCTCGCGGCGCATCGGATCAGCAGCACCACGCTCCGTGGCGAGGTCGTCGTGGACGACACCGCCATCGGCTCTCCGCGATCGCTGGCGACGCAGGGGCACTTCCTCTGGATCGCCGACCGCAACGGGCCGCCATTCGTCCACGTGGTCGACGTGCAATCCGATCGCGTGGTCGCATCGTACGGGGCCAAGGGCGAGGGACCGGGTGACTTTGCGGGGTTTCCCCGCCTGAGCATTCGACCTGGCGAGCCGTCGAATGGATGGGGGTACGACGAGCACCTGCGCCGCATGACACCGCTGCCCGAAGCCGCAAGATCAGCGGAACCGTCGACCCTCGGGCTGCCAGCCGACCGTTCCCTGTATGATCTTCGCTGGAACTCGCACGACCGCCTCCTCGGCGTCACCGACATGGATACCAGCCGGTATGTGGTCTACGATGCCAGCGGCAAACTTGTCGACAGATTCCTCGGCGGATTGCTCGGTAACAGCGACATTCCGATCCTGAGCCGGCGCTCCGCGTCCAATGGCTTCTCGTTCTGCAGTGCCGGCGATGGACGCCACGCGGCCGTCACGTTCGTCGCCGCCGGCCGCATCGAGCTCGTTGATGCATCGACGCACACGTTGCGGCGGGCGGCGGTCCCGTTTGCGTCGGACGGCGGTTTCACTCACGCACCCGACGGTCGCTGGACGTTTGACCATGGCACGCGGTATTACGCGGACTGCGCGGCGACGTCACGGCACCTGTATGCGTTGTTCGTCGGCAAGGCGTTCGCCGCGACGGGGGGTCGAGCCGTCGCGGCGGACTATCTGCAGATGTTCGACTGGACCGGACGACTGGAGGCGGTGTACCTCCTCGATCAGCCGATGAGTACACTCACGGTGAGCGGCGACAGCGTGGTGTATGCGGGCGGGACAGAAGTGACCGCAATCTATCGATTCAGGCTGCCGCGCCCTTAGTCGCACCGCCCGCCTTCCTCGCGCCGCGACCGGCGCGGACCGCCACCCCCAGCTAGTCGTCGTCGTGCTGGATGATGACGATCGGGTCCTTCTCCTTCTCTTCCTTGACGGTCCGCTCGGTCCTCACCGTCGTCTCGTCCTTCGATTCCGTCTGGCGACTTCCGCCGGAGTCCCGCTTCGTCTCGGTCCGTGTCTCGGAGGTCCGGGTGTATTCGCTTGGCTCGCTCATCGTCGATCTCCGTTGAAGGTGGTCGATTCCCATTCTCGGAGACGGCGCACTCGCCCCGCGATGCACTGTGCGAGTGATATCCCAGAAGGCGTCACCGCTTGACGTCAACCGAACCGGGAGGGAGCCATGCGTTTCATCAAGCCGCTGCTCACGTCACTTGGATTGCTGATGATCACAGGCGTGAACGCCGTAGCCCTGGCCGCGCAGGATCCCGCGGTCAAGGTGAACGTCAAGACCGACGCCACGGATACGACGTGGTACACAACGCCGGCGGCGATCGCGATCGGGTGCCTGATCGTGCTGCTGATCATCGTGCTGACGGTGCTGGCGGCGCGACGGAAGGGCGGAGGCAGCACCACCACGGTGATTCGCTAGCGCTTCGGGAGCGGGCCGACCGTACCGGCCGGCCCGGCATCCGGCGTTACATACCCAGCACATTCCTCGCGATCACCATCCGCTGAATTTCGCTGGTCCCTTCGCCGATGGTGCAGAGCTTCACGTCGCGATAGAACTTCTCCGCCGGGAATTCCTTGATGAAACCGTACCCGCCGAAGATCTGCACGCACTTCTCGGTCGCGCGGACGGCGACCTCCGACGCGTAGAGCTTCGCCATCGACGACCAGAGCGTCGTCTTCTCGCCGGCATCCTTCATCGCCGCGGCGCGATAGCAGAGGAGCCGAGCCGCTTCGATCTCCGTCGCCATGTCGGCGAGCATGAACTGGATCGCCTGGAAACTCGCGATCGGCTGGCCGAACGCCGGCCGCTGTTTGGCGTACTCGCGAGCCGCGTCGTAGGCACCGCGCGCAATCCCCACCGACAGCGCCGCGATCGAGATCCGCCCGCCGTCGAGGACCTTCATCGCATCGCTGAAGCCGTGGCCAACCTGGCCGAGGACGTTGGCATCGCTGACCCGGCAGTTCTCGAGAATCAGCTCCGCGGTGTCCGAGATCCGCATGCCGAGCTTGTTCTCCTTCTTCCCGGCGCGAATACCCGGCCGGTCCATCTCGATCGCGAACGCCGTGACGCCGTGACGGGCGCCGCGCTCGGTGACCGTGAGCACCACCGCGACCTGCGCGTGGCTGGCGTTGGTGATGAAGTTCTTGGTGCCGTTGATCACCCACTCGTTGCCGTCCTTGACGGCGGTAGTCTGCATCCCCGACGCGTCGCTCCCCGATCCCGGCTCGGTGAGCGCCCAGCATCCGATCCACTCGCCGGTGGTGAGCTTGCTCAGATACTTCCGCTTCTGCTCATCGTTCCCGGCGAGATAGATGTGCCCGCTGCAGAGCGAGTTGTGCGCCGCGACCGCGAGCGCGATCCCCGACTCGACCGCAGCAAGCTCCTCGACGATGTTGACGTAGTCGACATACGAGAGCCCGGCGCCGCCGAATTTCTCGGGGAAGATCGCGCCGAGCATGCCAAGGTCGCCGAGCTGGTGAATCACTTCGAGCGGGAGGTGCTGCGCTTCGTCCCATTCCATCACGTGCGGCTTGATCTCGCGCACGGCAAAGTCCCGCACCATCTGGCGGACCTGTTCCTGCTCGGCGGTCAGCTTGAAATCCATCGGCGATGCTCTCCCAGGGGCTGTTCGTCGCGCCATTTTCGCGCGGTCGCGGCATAGTAGCGCGGTCGGGGCCGGGATGACAGCTGTGTCCCTCGGCTTCGGCGCTTCCCTCGCTTCGCTCGGGACAGGCGGGATGACAATCAGTGATCGTCGCCGTCGCGGTCCTTGTCGGGGACGTCGACCGTCATCGGGAAGAAGAGCGAGGCCCGGGTCGCGGGGTACTTCGCTCCCCATC encodes:
- a CDS encoding COX15/CtaA family protein gives rise to the protein MNPNRPLGIWLAVWAGMLFVLILIGGATRLTESGLSITEWQPVAGVIPPLTQSQWNDEFSRYKEIPQYQAVHAGMTVDQFKTIFLWEYTHRLWARLVGVAFLGPLLWFLFRGMVPRNVRGRLWLLLILLGAQGALGWFMVSSGLSGRIEVSQYRLAAHFSAALLIYGATVWMAADFLVDRHPVGHASEPRLRRWAGTLTGLAVVTAIAGAFVAGLRGGHVFNTWPLMGGSVVPPGYTMLSPWIRNPFENPGAAQFDHRCLAYLTVISVVLFWMIARRHQLGRHQRIALGLFALAAVGQVCLGIATLLLIVPIPLGIAHQGGAIVLITAGLVATHALRTEQVPNQR
- a CDS encoding ankyrin repeat domain-containing protein; this encodes MPVRRLPVHPDLDQLHRQAKELLRAIHAGDPIAVAELREHHPDPVDPSTAKLADAQLVLARSYQATSWPRLVQGVNLARAICDDSIDTVRSLITANPHLLHEPVLIRTDSNWGPPLTYAANLGRDEIIRMLHQMGATDLLSAAGRAALQGKTGTLQMIYEMAGRPPLDVRALTGPAYTLNDAGTAALFALGVRIPPEGLDINTMEHLLGSDSRKPDAKHRILAMYVEHGLELPDTPVMALHRGRIDLLESHLARDPDLLTRTFDVADVFPMTRLREPYTAQGTPVAGTTLLHIAAYFDELEIATWLLDHGMPVDARAAVDADGFGGYTALFSTVVSQHNFWVNYGKGRPDDAAFTRLLLARGADPNIRASIRARLEEGHGGGPLREYRDVTPLGWGEQFAAQIFVSRESMRLVEERGGGR
- a CDS encoding BF3164 family lipoprotein, whose amino-acid sequence is MRIRVHGALAVLIVAHATAQQPGDLNKANRDSLAAHRISSTTLRGEVVVDDTAIGSPRSLATQGHFLWIADRNGPPFVHVVDVQSDRVVASYGAKGEGPGDFAGFPRLSIRPGEPSNGWGYDEHLRRMTPLPEAARSAEPSTLGLPADRSLYDLRWNSHDRLLGVTDMDTSRYVVYDASGKLVDRFLGGLLGNSDIPILSRRSASNGFSFCSAGDGRHAAVTFVAAGRIELVDASTHTLRRAAVPFASDGGFTHAPDGRWTFDHGTRYYADCAATSRHLYALFVGKAFAATGGRAVAADYLQMFDWTGRLEAVYLLDQPMSTLTVSGDSVVYAGGTEVTAIYRFRLPRP
- a CDS encoding acyl-CoA dehydrogenase family protein, which encodes MDFKLTAEQEQVRQMVRDFAVREIKPHVMEWDEAQHLPLEVIHQLGDLGMLGAIFPEKFGGAGLSYVDYVNIVEELAAVESGIALAVAAHNSLCSGHIYLAGNDEQKRKYLSKLTTGEWIGCWALTEPGSGSDASGMQTTAVKDGNEWVINGTKNFITNASHAQVAVVLTVTERGARHGVTAFAIEMDRPGIRAGKKENKLGMRISDTAELILENCRVSDANVLGQVGHGFSDAMKVLDGGRISIAALSVGIARGAYDAAREYAKQRPAFGQPIASFQAIQFMLADMATEIEAARLLCYRAAAMKDAGEKTTLWSSMAKLYASEVAVRATEKCVQIFGGYGFIKEFPAEKFYRDVKLCTIGEGTSEIQRMVIARNVLGM